The following are encoded in a window of Scophthalmus maximus strain ysfricsl-2021 chromosome 6, ASM2237912v1, whole genome shotgun sequence genomic DNA:
- the myog gene encoding myogenin, whose protein sequence is MELFETNPYFFPDQRFYEGGDSYFPSRLPGGYDQAGYQDRNSMMGLCASLSGGVGVGVTGAEDKASTSSLSPLSEPHCPGQCLPWACKLCKRKTVTMDRRKAATLREKRRLKKVNEAFDALKRSTLMNPNQRLPKVEILRSAIQYIERLQALVSSLNQQDTETGQQGLHYRPNPAQPRVSSSSEPSSGSTCCSSPEWSSTPEQCTQSYSSEDLLSAADSPEQGSMRVLTSIVEGIAAADGAVAFPVDISK, encoded by the exons ATGGAGCTTTTCGAGACCAACCCTTATTTCTTCCCTGACCAGCGCTTCTACGAGGGAGGGGACAGCTATTTCCCCTCTCGCCTGCCCGGGGGGTATGACCAAGCAGGCTACCAGGACAGGAACTCCATGATGGGGTTGTGTGCGAGTCTGTCTGGGGGTGTTGGAGTTGGGGTCACAGGAGCAGAGGACAAAGCCTCTACGTCCAGCCTGTCACCCCTCTCCGAGCCCCACTGCCCAGGCCAGTGTCTGCCATGGGCCTGTAAGCTGTGCAAAAGGAAGACAGTGACCATGGACCGTCGGAAAGCGGCCACACTGAGGGAGAAGCGGCGTCTGAAGAAGGTGAATGAGGCTTTTGATGCTCTGAAGAGGAGCACCCTGATGAACCCCAACCAGAGGCTGCCCAAGGTGGAGATCCTGCGGAGCGCCATCCAGTATATCGAGAGGCTCCAGGCCCTGGTGTCTTCCCTCAACCAGCAGGACACTGAGACCGGACAGCAGGGACTACACTACCGACCCAACCCGGCCCAGCCCAGA gtGTCGTCGTCAAGCGAGCCCAGTTCAGGCAGCACCTGCTGCAGTAGCCCAGAGTGGAGCAGCACTCCAGAGCAGTGCACACAGAGCTACAGCAGCGAGG ATCTCCTGAGTGCTGCTGACTCTCCCGAGCAGGGGAGCATGCGTGTGCTGACCTCAATCGTGGAAGGCATCGCTGCAGCAGACGGAGCTGTGGCCTTTCCTGTGGACATTTCCAAATAA